In Lachnospiraceae bacterium, the DNA window CAAAAAGTATCAGCATAAAATCTCCTCCTGTGTGAATAAAATCATATAACAGATATCCTCAGTGAATGTAAGGCATAAAGCTTTTGTTTATTGAGGATATTTTTATTATAAAGAAAAGCAGATAAAGAAAGGAAAAGGATATAAGTGCAGATATAAAGAGCGCATAAAAAATACATAAAAGAATACATGAATGTTTTTTCTCAATTAATTCATAGAAGCTGATTGTTCCAGAAGACAGACAGTGCTATGATTATCCCCGGCATTTTGTGAAAAAATGGCAGATGCTGTGAAGCAGAAATTGGAATAAAGCTGTAGCAACAGAGTTGTAGAAACAAAGCGGAGGAAAATAAAATGCAGTCATTATTAAATGTGCCGGCAGAAGTGGTGTTGGCGAATATTAATGCAGCTGTTGCAAAGGCAGCGGTAAAAGATATTGGAGGAAAAGTGCTGGCAATCTTCTTCCCGATTCTGGCTTTTGTAGTATCTGGTTTTGAGCATTGCGTGGCAAATATGTATTATATTCCAGCAGGCTTTTTTACAATGATTAATTTTTGCCGGTTACTCTTGAAAATATCATTGGCGGTGCTGTTATGGTTGGTGGTGTGTGCTTTTATCTGCATGGGAAGGCAGCGGGATAATGGAAATATAGAAATGTAAGATCTCCTTTATTGGCGGTAAATAGCTGGTAAAGGGGATCTTTTGGCATAAAGAAATCTGCAGGGATTTCGCTTTTAAGATAAAAAGTTCCCCGTTTTGCAAGGGATCCATCTGGCAGAACGGGGAATTCTCATATTGAATAAAAAGTTACTGTTTTTTCTGCATAAGCAATCAAAAAGGACACCTTTTATTGTATAATTATGTTACCCACAAAACAACACGAAAGAAGGTGTCCTTAATGAAAAATTAGCATTAAAGAAGCTGCTAACTTATATGAAAAGTGTATATAAAATCCCGGAGAAAATCAAGGGGTTATCGGACAAAAGAAAAAGAAGAACGATCCCATTATTTAATATCGTCATGCCGGCACTGCTCTTTCTGATGCTGCAGTATGAGAGTTTTCATACAGTTTTTTCTGCGCCTGAAAGTATGGGAAAACGATTGAAAAACTGCATACATGGAAAAATACCTAAAATTGATGCGGTCCGTGACCTTCTTACCCAGATAGATCCAGATGAGATCCGTGAGATCCACGACCAGACGATCGATATCATAAAAAGCAACCGTGTATTTCGGGAAGGGACTATAGGTGGATATGTTGTAGCCGGTATCGATGGAGTGGAATTGTTCAACAGCACAAAAAAGTCCTGTTCGGACTGCCTTAGCCGGAAAAACCGTGCAGGTGAAACAGAATATTTCCACCGGAGCGTGGTCTGTATGACAGTAGGAAAAACGCCACATGTAATCCTGGGCCAGGAAATGTTAAAACCGAGGGACGGAGCGGAAAAAGATGAAGGAGAACTGACAGGAGGAAAAAAGCTGATCAGACGTCTGAAGGAAAGACACGGACATTTCGCAGATGTGATCGTAGCAGATGCGCTGTATCTGAATGCCCCATTTATCAATACGATAAAAGAGTGCGGACTGGATGCGGTGATCCGACTAAAAGATGAACGAAGGGAACTGTTTCAGGATGCGGAAAGCCTGTTTAAGCGGGATGAGGGGAAAAAAAGGTCGTTTACCTGTGGAAAAAAGAATATAGAAGTCTGGGATCTTTCAGGATTTGAGATAGATAATAGTCCCCATAAGCTTCGTGTGATCCGATATCATGAAAGCTGGAAAGAAAACGAACGCCGGATGTGGCTGGTAACGACTCTGGATCAAGGGGAACCTCGGGTTTTATGGGAGATGATGAACCGAAGATGGGATATAGAAGAGAATGGATTCCACCAGTTGAAAACGTATTATCACGCAAAACATTGCTATTGCCATGCAGCAACAGAAGTAATATTTGATCTGATGATCATCGGCTTCAACATGAGAGAATTATACCTGTATCGCCGTATTCAAAGATTTAAAGAAAGTGGAATCAGCCGAAAAAGTGTGAACCGGAAGTTTTGTGATGAGCTATTATTGGAAAAAGTAAAAAGTATCTTGTATGAAAAGGGCGGATAGTCTGTCAGTGGGAAAATAAAAACAGGCGCTTTGAAATGAGCTAAATTTAACTAAGGGGGGACGTTGTGCGCATTCAGCTATTCAGGAAGCAAAAGAGAAAATAAGCGTGAGAGGGGCACTATTTATAAATATACAGTGCTAAAAGCGAAATCCCTGAGGGAATACCGTTTTCATTGACAGTATAGTCGGTTCCTTCCACAGAAAGCTTTGTTTTTAAAGGGATAAATGCTTTTTGAAAGCCAATTTCTTCAAAGAGGGATTTGTAAATGTTAGTGGCATCAAACGCAGCATCTCCAAGAAACGTCTTTGGATTTATTAAAGGATGTTTCTGGAAAAAGTCAATTAAAACTGGAAGAAGTGCTTTCGAATCGGCAAGGGATTTATCCTCATCCGGTGAATCTGATTTCTTCCCCACAACGATATCAGGATGTTTTTTTAGAAAGTCCTTGTTGTAGAAAGTGATGTCACGAACAATACCAAGCCCGTTCGTAATAATGCCAAATTTATAGGCGTAACAGAAATGTCCATTGATGTACATCTGCTGGATTGCCTGATTGGAAGCCGCATGAGTTGGCATAGAGCCATAAGCAGCTTTATAAGGATCATAGGAATCATTAAGGTTATGGGATTTTTTGAAAGCCTTTAGCTGCTTGATAATACGGTTGGCATATTTGGGGTTGTTTTCTGTAACCCATGCTTCAATGCCAGGAGGTATCAAAGATTGTCATGAAAGCAAGGGCAGGATCAAGATTTTGGCAGATCGGTTCGGTCAGATCAACAAGATGATCGAACATAGATTGTAAGTCCGATAAAAAATCCTGTTTGAAACGTGTAAATTTGGAACCATCCGGAACAACATCAAAACCGCAGAAATCACGCAGTTCCTGGGAATATTTCAGAAATACGATCAGGAGTGTGTCCGTCGGGATTGAGAAAATACGCTGGATAAGAAGTGCCTTAAGCATTGGATAAAGCTGATGTTTGCGAGGTCTTCCGGTGCTGGCATAAAAATGAGAAATAAAAGAAACAGGAACAATTTCATCAAGGTTAATGGCTTCATCAAAAAGCGAAAGGAACTGGTATTTGTCATTGTCAAATTTATGCTGACAGTCTTCAAAAATTTCTGCCAAAGTGAGCTGTTTATATGTTATCATGTGGGTATATATCTCCTTTAGGTGGATTGGTTGATAGTTTCTCGACAATTCTATTTTACCATAAACCTTGAGGAGATATTTTATTTTTAACAAGAAAAAATGCCGTATTTATACAATGTCATTAACTTAAAAGCAGAAGATATTTATTCCGAAATGGATTAGATATCTTCTGCTTTTTTTGATATGCTTATATTGTAAAAAGAAGCCATGAACCTGCTCAAAAAAGGATGTGATTATGCATGAAGCATTCTCAGAAACGTATATTCATGGATATAGAAAAAATGACTTCTGATGAATTTAAGGCATTTTGCCGATCAGGTAATAAAAATTATTTTACCAGAATTCGAAAAATGCCTCTTCAGGATCTTCTTTTCACGATGATAAACAGAAAGGGGCTGACGTTGGCATTGGAACTGAGAAATTATATGAAACTTGCTCATCCTGGTGTGTCTATTTCAAAACCAGGATATCTGAAACAGCGTATGAAACTTAATCCAGATGCTTTTTTAGAATTATATAAATATCATAACCGTAACTTTTATGCAGATTCCACCTTTTCAACTTATAAAGATCATTTAATATTAGCCGCTGACGGCTCAGATATTAATATTCCTACCACTGCTGAAACACTGAAACTATATGGTTCTGCAAGCCGGAAAAACGCAAAGCCCCAAGCTCAAATAGGATTAGGCTGTATTTATGATGTAATGAATCGTATGATACTGGAAAGTGACTGTAATAAGGTGAAATTTAATGAAATGCGCCTGGCCGAAAAACAGATGGAGCGAATACCGGAAACAATAGGCAGCATTCCCTACATTATTATCATGGACAGAGGATATCCTTCTACGCCAGCGTTTATACATATGATGGATAAGGATATTAAATTTATCGTACGTTTAAAAAGCAGTGATTACAAAAAAGAGCAAAACAGTTTAACAGAAAAGGATCAGCTAGTTAAAATAAAACTTGATAAGTCAAGAATCAGACATTACGAGGGAACGCCAGATGGAGAACGTATGAAAGAATTAGGTGAAATTTCATTGCGTATGGTAAAAATCCTATTAGAAAACGGAAGTTTAGAAGTTTTGGCTACAAATCTTCCACAAACTGAATTTCATACAGAAGAAATAAAAGAATTATATCATATGAGGTGGGGGATAGAGACTGCGTATGAAACGCTAAAGAGTCGGTTGCAGTTAGAGAATTTTACAGGAACAAAACCTATTCTGTTATTACAAGATATATACAGCACTATATATCTGAGCAATTTAGTTGAAGATATCATATTAGATGCAGAGCGTGAACTGGATCAGAAAGAAGCGAACAGAAAACATAAAATGATGATCAATCAGACTGTTAGTATTGGAATCTTAAAAAATGATCTGATTTATATACTTCTTGAAACGGATGGTCAAAAGAAAAATATGTTATTTCAGCAAATATATGAAGATATCAGTAAAAATCTTGTTCCCATTCGTCCTGATCGGCATTATACCAGAACGAAAGGGCAATTAGCAGGAAAATATTCGAATACCCATAAAAGAGCGTACTGAGCTAAAAAATACGAATACAAAGAGAAGGGGATAAGTATGCCCATATACAAACAAAAAGCAGGAATCATAGTTTTATAAATGCTTACGATTTCTGCTCTTTGCTAAAGTTAATGACATTGCGTATTTATACGGCTTTAGGCATTTCGCAAACGCCTAAGAAAACCAGAAAATGGAAGGAGATGTGATCTGGGACAGTATCAGTACTTTGGACTTTAAGATGACAGAGGGAAGCGTTCTTACAGGCGGCTTCATCCAGGATGAGTCCTGCGCCGGAAATGGAGGCAGCGGAACGGCAGATCTGTCCATTGATGCCGCATCCACATGGATCGTCACAAAAGACAGCCGGTTATCAGGGCTCACAAATAAAGGAACGATCAAAGATGCAGATGGAAAGACGGTAACGATCAAGGGAAGTAACGAAACAGTGTATGTACAGGGAGACAGTGCTTATACAGTTACCGTAGATTCTTATACTGTATAAAATATATAATTTCATATGTAATGTAAAATGTCCGGAGATACGTATACCGGACATTTTGCGTTGTTAAAAACTATTTGATTGCGGAAAATGCATTGCTATACATAGCAAGAAGTATATGTTAATATGTTCATGGAATAAAAATACAAGGAAAGTTGAAAGGATGAGGACAATGTTATGGATGTAAAAATTAATGATTATTATGAGCCAGATCATTTTAAAGCTTTGAACGAAGCAAATTATGATGTTTCTCATTCTTGCGAATATGAACAAAATGAAATGCACCATATTCATGAATCTGCAGAGATTCTTTTTGTAGAAAACGGAAGTGCTGATTATTACGTAGAGGGAAAAAAATATTATGTAGAGAAAGGTAATATTTTAATCATAGGCTCTCGTAAACATCATATGAGACGATTAGATAAACTTCCGTTTTTGCGGTATGGGCTGGCGGTAAAGCCAAGTTACTACAGGCGATTAAACCTGGGGGAAGATTTGATCAAAGTATGGCAGGGAACATCTCCTGATGAGTTTGTACAATATTTTAAAAAGGTAGAAAACAGTGTTTTCAATCAATGTATTTATCTGTTGAAATCTCTGTATGATGAACAAAAACAGGATATGCCTTTTAGTTCAATGGTGGAAAAAAGTATAGTGACGCAAATTGCAGTTATTCTGTATCGCCAATGGGACCTGAAAAGAAATAAAAATGAGGTTTCTTCTATGAGCCAGCAAATGTATGATATTAAAGAGTATATTGACCAGCATTATATAGAGGATCTAAACCTAAATGGATTGAGTGAACAATTTTATCTTCACCCTGTAACCATCAGCAAAGAATTCAGCCGATGCATTGGGCAACCACTTACAAAATATATTAATCGTGTTCGTGTTTGTGAAGGGGCCAGACTTTTGGAGAATACGCAAGAAAGTGTAACAAGCATTGCCAGCCAGTGCGGGTATGACAGTGTAAATACTTTTTTGCGTCAATTTAAAACAATTATGGAAACAAGCCCTTTGCAATACCGGAAAGAAATGAAAGCGTGGTTAGAACGAGCTAGGTGATAATTTTTATTATGAAGAGATGCAAAACGCCCAGAGTAGAAAAGTTCTGGGCGTTTTTGACTAAAAAATGGTGAAAAACGGCAAAAATATATACAGATTGTTCGAAATCTGTATGCTAAGATAATTGCATCGGAAAGGTACTGGCCAGTACAATTATGAAGGAGGAGCTATTTTATGGTAAAAAAGATGAGAATTATATCTGCTGCACTTGCGGCAGTTTTAGCAGCAGCATCATTAACAGGATGCGGAACTTCTGGAAACAGTACTGCAACAAGTGCTGATACAAGTAAAAGTGAGAGTACAGACACAAGCGCTGCATCTGATGAAAAAGACTCTAAAGAGGTTTCATTGACTGTATTATGTGGATATGCAGGAGAGGATCCACATGGAAAATATGTATATTCTTATGCTGATGAATTTATGAAAGAACATCCTAACATTAAGGTAGAGATTCAGGCGATCAGCACAAATGATATTTATACAAAGCTGTCTGCAATGGCAACAACTCCTGATGATCTCCCACAGATTTTCTTTACATCTGCGGATGCCGTGGCAACACTGCATGATCTGGAACTGACAAAAGACCTGACTAATTTACTTCCAGATGATCTGACGGCAGAATTTGCTAATGGTGTATTAGATTCCTGCAAGCTGGGCGATGAGATCGCATATTTCCCTGTTGCATTGCAGCCTCAGGCTATTATTTATAGGAAGGACCGTTTTAAAGAGGCTGGCTTGGAAATTCCTAAAACATGGGATGAGTTTGTTGAGTGTGCAAAGGCACTTACAAAGGATACAGATGGTGATGGCGAAGTCGATCAGTGGGGCTTTGGTATGGTAGGTTCTAATAACTCTTCTGGACAGAGCCGTTTTATGTCTTATCTTTGGTCTAATGGTGTAGATTGTGTTACAGATACCGACGGCAAGTGGGATACAGATCTGAAAGCAGATAATAAGACATTTACAGATGCTTTTGAAAAATGGACAAAGATGAATGATGGCGGAATCGTTCCAATTGGTATTACAGAAGTTGATTATCCTACAGCAGCAAACTATTTTGCAATGGGATATACCAGTATGTTTATGACAGGTTCTAATGCGTTAGGAGTTGCTTATGCAAATAATCCAGATTTGAAAGGCAATTTAGGGTCTTTCAAACTTCCTGGTGATTATCCTGGAACTATGCTGGGAACAGAAGGCTATGCAATTAGTGAGTATACTACAGATGAGGAAGCCGCTGCTGCTGTTGAATTTCTTCGCTTCTTTGTAGAGCATGACGATCAGATGATGTTCTGGCAGAGCAGTGGTAAGATTCCTGCTACTGTAGATGGACAGAAGGCTGAGTACATCACAGGTGATGATTATGCCGGTTATCTGCAGCAGATCGAAGATGGCTGTCGTCCTACAGTAAGCTTTGCAGGCATAAGTGGATTAAAGAGCGCATTGGGTGATGCTTATGCTGCAGTATTTTCAAATGAAAAGACCAATGAAGAAGCAATTGCGGATCTGGAAAAGACAGTAGATGAATTAATGGAAGATTATAATTAATAATATAAAAAATTATAATTCATAGTAATTTGTAAATTCCCGGGACATTTTTGAGTTCCGGGAATTTACAAAATAAAAGGAGGGGAATTGGAAATGTTGGGAAAAAAGCCCCCAAAAAAACGTAAGATCAAAAAACAGTATGATGGATACTTATTTTCCTTCCCTATTGTGTTTCTGCTGGGAGCATTAATTGTATACCCTATGTTATACGGCTTCTATATCAGCTTCTTTAACACAAATTTGGTAAGTAAATGGAAATTTGTGGGATTGAAATATTATTTAGCGGCTTTTACGGAACCTGAATTTTACCAGTCAGTTTTTTTAACGTTAAAATTTATGGTACTTGTAGTAGCAGGACATTTTATTCTGGGATTTATATTAGCAAGTCTTTTAAATAGAGAATTTAAAGGAAGAACGTTTTTTCGAGTAATATTTATGTTGCCGTGGTTTTTCCCTGAAGCAGTGGTGGCATTGTTATTTACCTGGATCATGAATCCCATGTATGGAATTTTAAATAGTATTCTTAGAGGTCTGGGATTGATCAGCACAAATCTGTCATGGTTGGGAAGTAACAGTTTTGCGTTCCCGTCAGTTGTGTTTGTGTGCATTTGGAAAGGCTTTCCACTGGTTATGACAATGATACTTGCAGGACTGCAAAGTATTTCTAAAGATTATTATGAAGCAGCAGAACTGGATGGCGCAGGAAGATGGAAGCAGTTTCAGTATATTACGTTGCCGAGTTTAAAACCAATCTTAACAACAGTGCTAATCCTTGATTGCGTATGGTGGTTTAAACAATATACGTTGGTGTATACAATGACAGCAGGTGGACCTGGCACATCAACCAGCCTGATCAGCTTAAGCATTTATGGTACAGCATTTAATGATCTGCGTTTTGGAAAAGCATCTGCCTGGGGTATTCTGGTGTTTATAATCTGTTATCTGATCAATCTGGTAAGTAAGGTGGTGATGAAGGACGATGAATAGATCAAAGCGAAAAAAATTAGATGCGGTTCTTACTTATGTGATTCTTATAATTTTAGCAGCATTTATTGTGGTTCCTGTGTTGTGGATGCTGTCAACGGCATTTAAGACCGAGGCACAGACTTACTATCCCAATCCTAAATGGTTGCCGGATCCGTTTTCGTTAGAGGCATTTTACAAATTCTTTAATACATATAACTTTGGAAAAATGACACTTAATAGTTTACTTACCTGCCTTCCAGCAATGGTCATCTGCGTAGCATGTGCCTGCCTTGCAGGTTACGGAGTTACAAGATTTAAGTTTAAGGGACGTAAGCAGTTACTGGATTTTTTACTGATTACACAAATGTTTCCAAGCGTTATGCTGGTAGTACCTTTTTATGCAGTTCTTTCCAGATATCATTTAACCAATACATTGTTTGGTCTGATCGTTGTGTATGCGGCTACTAATGTGGCATTCAGTACCTGGATGCTGGTATCATATTTTAAAACAATACCAATCGAACTTGATGAAGCAGCAAGAGTAGATGGAGCTTCCAGCTTTTGTATATTTTGGAAGATCATTGTTCCATTGATCCTTCCGGGTATTGCGGCAGTAGCTATGTTTGTGCTTTTTAATGGCTGGAATGAATATATGTATTCATCAGTACTGGTATCTAAGGATTCGTTGAAAACACTGACAGTAGGTATTGTTGCTTTAAATTCACAATACCAGATCAAATGGAATGATCTGATGGCGGCATCCACCATATCCAGCCTTCCGTTAGTAGTTCTGTTTATGTGTTTCCAAAAATATTTCATTGCAGGAATGACCGGTGGCGCTGTGAAGAGCTGATAATAGTAGGAGGAAAATAAAAATGAATCATATTACAATACGTGATATAAAGGTGTTTGTAACAGCACCAAGAAATATCAACCTGGTGGTAGTAAAAGTAGAGACATCTGAGCCGAAATTATGTGGTTATGGTTGTGCGACTTTTACATGGCGCCATAAAGCAGTCGTAACAGCCATTGAAGAATATTTAGCACCTATGCTTAAAGGTAAATCTGTAGATAATATTGAAGGTTTATGGCAGATGATGATGGGCAGTTCTTACTGGAGAAATGGTCCGGTGCTGAATAATGCAATTTCTGGTGTGGATGAAGCTCTTTGGGATATTAAGGGAAAAATAGCAGGACTGCCTCTGTACAGTCTGTTAGGTGGAAAGTGCAGAGAAGGAATTACAGTATACCGCCATGCGGATGGAAGCTGTGTGGAAGAGGTAGAAGAATGCATCCAGCGTTACATTGAAGAGGGATACAGATATATTCGTTGCCATATGGGTACTTATGGAGGAAATTTTGGAGGAAAAAGACAAAGTATTGTAAAACCTGAAAATGCTCCACAAGGCGCATATTTTGATCCCAGAATGTACATGAACAGTGTATATCATTTGTTTGATCGGGTTAGAAATGATATTGGCTGGAATGTAGAATTAATGCATGATGTACATGAACGTCTGTCTTTAGCTCAGACAATAGAATTTGCTAGGGAACTGGAAAAATATAAGCTGTTCTTCTTGGAGGATTCTTTAGCGCCAGAGTATGATGAATTTTTTAAAGTTTTGCGGGAACATACCACATTGCCTCTGGCAATGGGCGAACTGTTTACCAATCCGACAGAATGGAAACCATTAGTACAGAATCAGTGGATTGACTTTATTCGAGTTCATTTGAGCGATATTGGAGGAATTACACCAGCCAGAAAGTTAGCTCATTATTGTGAAGCTTATGGAGTAAAAACTGCATGGCATGGTCCTAATGACTTATCACCAATTGGTATGGCTGCTCAAATGCATTTGGATTTAAATTGTCATAATTTTGGAATTCAGGAGTTTTCAGGATTTTCTGAAGAGGAACAGGCAGTATTTCCTAATTGTCCTGTAGTAAAAAATGGTTATGCTTATGTAAGTGATAAAAATGGAATTGGTGTGGATTTTGATGAAAAAGAAGCATTAAAATATCCGGAAGTAGAGATGGATCATAGTTGGCTTTTTTCTAAACTCCCTGATGGAACTTCGGTAAGACCGTAATTGATGAACTAAAAAATAACGTTGAAAAAACAGGCACTGCGAGGAATTTATGATCTTCATAGTGCCTGTTTTATATATTTATTGATCCTGTGTTTTCTCATCCATTTCCCGGATGATCTTCTGGTCTTCTTTTAATTCGTTCTGTTCTTTCTGGAGCTCTTTTTGTTCTTTTTGAAGCTCTTTCTTTTCTTCTTTCAATTCTTCCTGCTCTTTTTTCAGCTCCTGGCGTTCTTCCTTTTCTATTGCCGCCAGATCATCCTCTTCTTTGATCAGCATTAGTAAGAAACACAGGATCAAAAGCCCGCAGGAGATCCAGATGGTGCGGTAGGAAAAATAGTTTGCCAGGTGTCCGCCGCAGGCAGCGCCAATGGTAAATGAGCCGATAGCAGTCAGATAGATAGCAGCGATTTTAAGCTCCTCTTTTTTCTTTTCAGTAACAGCTTTATAAAAATGATCCGTGCCGCTTCGCAGGTTTCCAATACACATGGTGCTGGCATAGGCACTGCCTCTTACTGTACGGAAAGACTGTACCTGCATGGCACAGGCAAAGGAGGTAAGCCCATTTGCAAGCCAGTTTAGCTGTTCCGGGATAAAACCAACGATAAACAGCAGGATGATCTCTATGGTCAATACCAGATGGCGCCAGTGGATCCTTCCGGTACGGCGAAAACGGGAGCGGATCAGACAGGCCATAAGTATCCCCAGTGCAAAAAAGGCAACAGGGAGAAAATAGTGGATGGAATCCTTCAGATTTTTGGAGATCAGATGACACCCCATTAAAACAATATTTCCCGTCTGGGCATTGGCAAAAACGTGGTCACGTAAAAAATAGGAGCAGGCATCCTGTGTTCCGCCGGATAAGTTAAGAAGTATCATAACAGGCAGAGAACTGGACATTTGCAGCCCGGTTTTTTGTTTCATGTATATCCCTTCT includes these proteins:
- a CDS encoding extracellular solute-binding protein, which encodes MVKKMRIISAALAAVLAAASLTGCGTSGNSTATSADTSKSESTDTSAASDEKDSKEVSLTVLCGYAGEDPHGKYVYSYADEFMKEHPNIKVEIQAISTNDIYTKLSAMATTPDDLPQIFFTSADAVATLHDLELTKDLTNLLPDDLTAEFANGVLDSCKLGDEIAYFPVALQPQAIIYRKDRFKEAGLEIPKTWDEFVECAKALTKDTDGDGEVDQWGFGMVGSNNSSGQSRFMSYLWSNGVDCVTDTDGKWDTDLKADNKTFTDAFEKWTKMNDGGIVPIGITEVDYPTAANYFAMGYTSMFMTGSNALGVAYANNPDLKGNLGSFKLPGDYPGTMLGTEGYAISEYTTDEEAAAAVEFLRFFVEHDDQMMFWQSSGKIPATVDGQKAEYITGDDYAGYLQQIEDGCRPTVSFAGISGLKSALGDAYAAVFSNEKTNEEAIADLEKTVDELMEDYN
- a CDS encoding DUF1275 domain-containing protein produces the protein MKQKTGLQMSSSLPVMILLNLSGGTQDACSYFLRDHVFANAQTGNIVLMGCHLISKNLKDSIHYFLPVAFFALGILMACLIRSRFRRTGRIHWRHLVLTIEIILLFIVGFIPEQLNWLANGLTSFACAMQVQSFRTVRGSAYASTMCIGNLRSGTDHFYKAVTEKKKEELKIAAIYLTAIGSFTIGAACGGHLANYFSYRTIWISCGLLILCFLLMLIKEEDDLAAIEKEERQELKKEQEELKEEKKELQKEQKELQKEQNELKEDQKIIREMDEKTQDQ
- a CDS encoding IS4 family transposase; protein product: MDIEKMTSDEFKAFCRSGNKNYFTRIRKMPLQDLLFTMINRKGLTLALELRNYMKLAHPGVSISKPGYLKQRMKLNPDAFLELYKYHNRNFYADSTFSTYKDHLILAADGSDINIPTTAETLKLYGSASRKNAKPQAQIGLGCIYDVMNRMILESDCNKVKFNEMRLAEKQMERIPETIGSIPYIIIMDRGYPSTPAFIHMMDKDIKFIVRLKSSDYKKEQNSLTEKDQLVKIKLDKSRIRHYEGTPDGERMKELGEISLRMVKILLENGSLEVLATNLPQTEFHTEEIKELYHMRWGIETAYETLKSRLQLENFTGTKPILLLQDIYSTIYLSNLVEDIILDAERELDQKEANRKHKMMINQTVSIGILKNDLIYILLETDGQKKNMLFQQIYEDISKNLVPIRPDRHYTRTKGQLAGKYSNTHKRAY
- a CDS encoding starvation-sensing protein RspA; this encodes MNHITIRDIKVFVTAPRNINLVVVKVETSEPKLCGYGCATFTWRHKAVVTAIEEYLAPMLKGKSVDNIEGLWQMMMGSSYWRNGPVLNNAISGVDEALWDIKGKIAGLPLYSLLGGKCREGITVYRHADGSCVEEVEECIQRYIEEGYRYIRCHMGTYGGNFGGKRQSIVKPENAPQGAYFDPRMYMNSVYHLFDRVRNDIGWNVELMHDVHERLSLAQTIEFARELEKYKLFFLEDSLAPEYDEFFKVLREHTTLPLAMGELFTNPTEWKPLVQNQWIDFIRVHLSDIGGITPARKLAHYCEAYGVKTAWHGPNDLSPIGMAAQMHLDLNCHNFGIQEFSGFSEEEQAVFPNCPVVKNGYAYVSDKNGIGVDFDEKEALKYPEVEMDHSWLFSKLPDGTSVRP
- a CDS encoding AraC family transcriptional regulator, with translation MDVKINDYYEPDHFKALNEANYDVSHSCEYEQNEMHHIHESAEILFVENGSADYYVEGKKYYVEKGNILIIGSRKHHMRRLDKLPFLRYGLAVKPSYYRRLNLGEDLIKVWQGTSPDEFVQYFKKVENSVFNQCIYLLKSLYDEQKQDMPFSSMVEKSIVTQIAVILYRQWDLKRNKNEVSSMSQQMYDIKEYIDQHYIEDLNLNGLSEQFYLHPVTISKEFSRCIGQPLTKYINRVRVCEGARLLENTQESVTSIASQCGYDSVNTFLRQFKTIMETSPLQYRKEMKAWLERAR
- a CDS encoding transposase codes for the protein MKSVYKIPEKIKGLSDKRKRRTIPLFNIVMPALLFLMLQYESFHTVFSAPESMGKRLKNCIHGKIPKIDAVRDLLTQIDPDEIREIHDQTIDIIKSNRVFREGTIGGYVVAGIDGVELFNSTKKSCSDCLSRKNRAGETEYFHRSVVCMTVGKTPHVILGQEMLKPRDGAEKDEGELTGGKKLIRRLKERHGHFADVIVADALYLNAPFINTIKECGLDAVIRLKDERRELFQDAESLFKRDEGKKRSFTCGKKNIEVWDLSGFEIDNSPHKLRVIRYHESWKENERRMWLVTTLDQGEPRVLWEMMNRRWDIEENGFHQLKTYYHAKHCYCHAATEVIFDLMIIGFNMRELYLYRRIQRFKESGISRKSVNRKFCDELLLEKVKSILYEKGG
- a CDS encoding carbohydrate ABC transporter permease: MNRSKRKKLDAVLTYVILIILAAFIVVPVLWMLSTAFKTEAQTYYPNPKWLPDPFSLEAFYKFFNTYNFGKMTLNSLLTCLPAMVICVACACLAGYGVTRFKFKGRKQLLDFLLITQMFPSVMLVVPFYAVLSRYHLTNTLFGLIVVYAATNVAFSTWMLVSYFKTIPIELDEAARVDGASSFCIFWKIIVPLILPGIAAVAMFVLFNGWNEYMYSSVLVSKDSLKTLTVGIVALNSQYQIKWNDLMAASTISSLPLVVLFMCFQKYFIAGMTGGAVKS
- a CDS encoding sugar ABC transporter permease — encoded protein: MLGKKPPKKRKIKKQYDGYLFSFPIVFLLGALIVYPMLYGFYISFFNTNLVSKWKFVGLKYYLAAFTEPEFYQSVFLTLKFMVLVVAGHFILGFILASLLNREFKGRTFFRVIFMLPWFFPEAVVALLFTWIMNPMYGILNSILRGLGLISTNLSWLGSNSFAFPSVVFVCIWKGFPLVMTMILAGLQSISKDYYEAAELDGAGRWKQFQYITLPSLKPILTTVLILDCVWWFKQYTLVYTMTAGGPGTSTSLISLSIYGTAFNDLRFGKASAWGILVFIICYLINLVSKVVMKDDE